From Asterias rubens chromosome 20, eAstRub1.3, whole genome shotgun sequence, one genomic window encodes:
- the LOC117303963 gene encoding uncharacterized protein LOC117303963, whose translation MTSMLNETEQEVQPPSQGSVSKCSKHTDKDVIMYCDPCKQLICTLCIAKDHRKHHTTELNEVLDNCKKKADEILAAVGQHHNSFKTAIVDIGRSRELLEDCFKATKAKISKKAVEKIAEETARIKDEENKLMVELDRTYEDKAKEMETARTANNNDMKKAQNMNVIVNHNMCIKFNFCENLHLIEKRLQDLKDYTDVQPKRVHHDLAYIDFEDDQKSLGRLRIKEDQKLEGATSASATPCKLQTNLTQETWKMKKEITSYKNRYKQMKNICALEVASYCNGEVVVFDLKDRTLIKVSASQSKVTPKEMPIEGLINPRKVTVNKNDELIVVDDTAVKIFNRKYKCLHQFTLGGQPAIQPSCIAVDDNNVIAVGYDSQGQISLLRQNGSIITTLPASGIGKYLTIHKQQLIYTKRQDKKLESMDYNSHIVFSVDINHNMLPCGLCCDKDGSIFVGTCIWDKDPLPSEIQHYRYDGVYIGCIVKGCAYPYGITITPAGDLVVATDESVQIYCNE comes from the coding sequence ATGACTTCTATGTTGAACGAAACAGAACAAGAGGTTCAACCACCAAGTCAGGGGTCCGTTTCTAAATGTAGCAAGCATACGGACAAGGATGTTATCATGTATTGTGACCCATGCAAACAGTTGATATGTACATTGTGCATTGCAAAGGACCACAGAAAACATCATACCACTGAGCTGAATGAGGTTTTAGACAACTGCAAGAAGAAAGCGGATGAAATATTAGCAGCAGTGGGACAGCATCACAATAGTTTCAAGACTGCTATAGTAGACATAGGTAGGTCTCGGGAGCTGTTAGAGGATTGCTTTAAGGCTACCAAAGCAAAGATCTCCAAGAAGGCAGTTGAGAAGATTGCTGAGGAGACTGCAAGGATCAAAGATGAAGAGAACAAATTGATGGTAGAATTAGACAGGACTTATGAAGACAAAGCCAAAGAAATGGAAACAGCACGAACCGCAAATAACAATGATATGAAAAAAGCGCAGAATATGAACGTTATAGTTAATCACAACATGTGTATAAAATTTAACTTTTGTGAAAATCTACACCTGATAGAGAAACGTTTACAAGATCTCAAAGACTACACAGATGTACAACCCAAACGAGTGCATCATGACCTGGCTTACATTGACTTTGAAGATGATCAGAAATCACTTGGGAGATTGAGAATAAAAGAAGACCAGAAACTAGAAGGAGCAACTTCTGCTTCAGCAACACCGTGCAAACTTCAGACAAACCTGACACAGGAGACAtggaaaatgaaaaaagaaataacaagtTATAAGAACAGATATAAACAGATGAAAAACATCTGTGCATTGGAGGTTGCTTCTTACTGCAATGGTGAGGTTGTTGTCTTTGATTTAAAGGACAGAACCTTGATCAAAGTATCTGCATCTCAATCCAAGGTCACCCCAAAAGAGATGCCAATTGAAGGTCTCATTAATCCAAGGAAAGTGACTGTGAACAAGAATGATGAGCTCATTGTTGTAGATGACACTGCAGTTAAGATCTTCAATCGAAAGTATAAGTGTCTCCATCAGTTCACTCTGGGTGGACAGCCAGCCATCCAGCCATCATGTATAGCAGTAGATGACAATAATGTCATAGCTGTCGGATATGATAGCCAGGGACAGATCTCTCTACTCAGACAAAATGGATCCATCATCACAACACTGCCCGCTTCAGGGATTGGTAAATACTTGACTATCCACAAACAGCAACTCATCTACACCAAGAGGCAAGACAAGAAGTTAGAATCAATGGACTACAATAGTCACATTGTATTTTCAGTAGATATCAATCATAACATGTTGCCTTGTGGGTTGTGTTGTGACAAGGATGGTAGCATCTttgttggtacatgtatatgggatAAAGACCCATTACCGAGTGAGATTCAACATTACAGATATGATGGAGTGTACATTGGATGCATCGTTAAGGGGTGTGCCTATCCCTATGGTATTACAATCACACCAGCTGGTGATCTGGTTGTGGCTACTGATGAATCAGTTCAAATCTACTGCAATGAGTAA